A window of Arcobacter acticola genomic DNA:
AGCTTTGATTTCAGGAATAAATCTATCAAATTGTAAAGTTTTAGATATAGGACTTGTAGCAACTGGAGTAAACTATTTTGCTTCATTTCAAGAGTATGAAATAAATAATAAAACTATAAAACCAACTGCTTCTATTATGATAACAGGAAGTCACAATGCAAAAAAATATAATGGCTTTAAAATAACAATAAACAATGAACCTTTTTTTGGTGATGAATTAATAGATTTATATGAAAAAATATCAAAAGACAGTGAAATAAAAATAGCTGATAATTTTGATGTGATTAAAATAGATGCAAAATCTTTATATATAGATTATATGTTAAATCAATTTTCACATTTAAAAGACTTCCCTATTCCTTTTATAATTGATTGTGGGAATGGCGTAGCAAATACTGTTTTATGTGAAGTTTTAGATAAATTGAATCTAAATTATAAGGGTTTACACCTAGTTCCTGATGGAGAATTTCCAAATCATCATCCAGATCCAACAAATGAAAAAAATCTTGAAGATTTAAAAGTATTACTAAAAGATGAATATAATCTGGGATTTGCCTATGATGGAGATGCAGATAGAATTGCAGTTTTAACTCAAAAATATAATATCAAAGGTGATATGTTAGCTTTACTTTTTTCAAAAACTATGAAAAATCCAGTTATTATTGGGGAAGTTAGTTACTCGCAAAATATCTTTGATGAAATGAATCAAACAACAAAAACTATTATGGATAAAACAGGTTATTCAAATCTACGATTAAAACTAAAAGAGTTAAATGCAGACCTAGCAGCAGAAGTATCAGGACATATATTTTTCAATGACAGATATTATGGCTTTGATGATGCGATTTATGCAACATTTAGAGTATTAGAATTAATACAAAAAGGTATAGATTTAGACAAAGAACTAGATAAACTTCCAAAAGTGTATACAAGTTCTAATATAGAGATATCTGTGTCTGAAAGTAAAAAATTTTTAATCATTGAAAAAATTGAAAAGAAATTAAAAGAAGTTCAAAGGGGATTTCCAATTATCAAAGATATTTTACAAATAGATGGTCTTAGAATAAATTTTGAATACGGCTGGGCTTTAGTTCGTGCTTCAAATACAAATGCTCTTATTATGACAAAATATGAAGCTACAACAGAAGCGACAGCTATTGGTTATCAAAAAGCTGTTGAAAATTTAATACAAGAGGTAAGAGATGAACTTAATTGCATTACAAATTAAAACAAGTCCTAATTTTGAAGAAAATCTAATACACTTAAAAGAGCTTATTAATTCATGTGAAGAAGATTCACTTATTTTAGCTCCTGAGTTAGCTTTAAGCGGGTTTTCTTATGACAGAATGATTGAAACTTCTAACTTTTCATTAAAGGCTGTAGAGGATATAAAAGCCCTTAGTGTTAATAAAATCATCGCTTTAACATTTATAACTCAAAAAAATGATAGTTTTTTTAATACTTTACATATTTTTCATAATCAAAAAATTGTTCATACACAATCTAAAAGGCAACTTTTCCCACTTGGAAATGAACTTGAACATTTTAATGCAGGTAATGAAAATGACATAAAAATCATAGAAATAAATGGAATTAAAATTGCTACATTAATATGCTTTGAACTTAGATTTCCAAGACTTTGGGAAAAGGTAAAAGGAGCTGATATTATATTAAATCCTTCCATGTGGGGATTAAAAAGAAAAGATCATTATGAATCTATTTCAAAAGCTTTAGCTTTAGTAAATCAGTGTTTTGTTATTGCTTGCAATAGTGCTGATGATAATATGGCAAAAGGAAGTGCAATTATTAGTCCATTTGGAAATGTGATAAAAGATGATTTTTCTGAAATAATTAAAACAAAATTTGATTTTGATGAGATTAAAAAAACAAGAAAGTATATCGATATTGGATTAAACCAAGAGCTTTGAATAAATCAAATTTATTCAAACTCTTAATGAATCTCTAATTTCATCTAAAGGAATACCATTTTGTTTAGCTAATAGAGCTAATCTTGTTATTCTTTTTATATGTGAAGGAATGATTTTATATGTTGTAAAAGTACTTGCTTTTACACCTATTTCTTCTGCAAATCTACCTTGAGAAGAAAATCCAATTTCTTTGATAATTTTTTTAAATTCTTTCTTTTCCACTACTTTTTACTTCTGACAAAAATTTTTGAAATTATAGTTGCACCTACCTAAAAATCACATTAATCAGCCTTTAAATCCAAGTAAATTATAGGCAAATTTGACAACTTTATACTTTTAAAGTATAATTCCGACTTAATTTAAGAAAAAACAAAGGAGAAATTACTCCAATCCACTAAAAACAAATTTTTAATAATAATCCTAAAGTAGTATCTAAATCCCATCTGTTTTCTAATAACTGATTTTTGATAGATTTAACTTTATTTAGGTGTAGAATATTTATAACAAAGCTTCTTAATATTGTCATAGTCATTGGATTTATATTTGCAGTATGTAAATCTTCATAAAGTGATTTATCTTTATAAAAGTGCATTGTCTCCACTTTCCAATGATTGAGTTGAAGATTATGGAAAAATTCTGCACTATTTTTAAAGTTTGCAATTGCAAATGATGTTGTTACTATTTCTTTTATCTCACCTGTTTTTTTATTATTTGAGTATATTGTTTTATCAATTTTAATTATAGTTTTTATATGTGTCATTCCATTATGGTAAAAGCAACTATCATTTGTAAAAGTAGACACTTTTCTTTGAACAAGATATTTACTTTCTTGTTTTAACGAAGATATATAGATATCTGTAGGTATTTGTGTATCGGATATTTTAATAGCTTTTTGCAAAAGCTTTTTTTGATTTCCTTTTAATTTAGAATAATACTTATTATCATTTGTCTTTTCAATTTTATCAAGTGTTTTTTTTACTATTCATAGCATCAAAGGTATATATAAAGCTATCATCTAATTCATCAATAAGTTCTCTTAATGCGGGTACTTCATTTGATTTTTCTACAATTTTTTTATGAGCTAATATTATTCCACTATTTGCTAATACTGCATTTAGTACTTGTGTTGATTGTTTTGCATTTACACTACTACCATTCATAACTTTACCATCAACAGCTAATTGTGGTAAATTAGAAGTATCAACCAATTCATTTATCCATATTCTAAAAACTTTTTCTAACTCTAGATAATTAACTTCAGCTAAAATCTCTGCAATAGCACTTCTTCCTGGTGTTTTTATAAACTCTACACCTAAAAGTTTTTTAATTTTATCATCTTGAATATGCTTTGTAATCCATACCCATATCTCTTTATAATTAACTGCTCCCATTAATTGTGCAATAACTGACAAAAACAAAATATGTTCCAATTTATGAAGTTTACCTTGACCTTTTCTATGATCTGGTATCTCACCTAATAGTTGCAATAATCTATTTTTAGAAGCTATTTCCTTATAACCTTTTTTAGATCTTTTCTCTGCTAATTTCTCTCTAAATCTATTTGCCATAATATCTCTTTTTTATGCTTATTATAGCTGATTTTATCTATTTACTTAATTAAGAGTTTTTGGTGGATGAGGATAAGGAGAAATCAATGAAATTGAAAGTTTTTTTACTTATTCTAATGTTTATATCAAATATTTTTGCAGCAGATTTTGACATTAAAAAATTAACTCAAGATGAAATTGAAACGCTAAAAGAAATCAAAAGAGAAGGTCAAGAACACGGACTTAGTTACTCTTTAATGGCTATAGCAATAAAAGAATCTAGCCTAGGTAAATACTTAGTTAATGTTGATACTAAAGATTATGGTTTATACCAAGCACATTTAAAAACAGTTATCGACAGAGAAAATGTAAAAGATAATTCATGGAATAGAAACAAATTTGCAATGAAATTAATTTCAGATTTTAAATTTGCAACTAAAAATGCAATAGACGAACTTGTATATTGGCAAAAAATTCATAAAAATGATTGGTCAAAAGTTTGGAGTAGTTACAACGGCGGTTGGAAATACAATAGTAAAGCTGCGCGTGATTATTCACAAGAAATAGCTTCAATAATACGAGAATTAAAAAAAATCGACGTATAATACTTTTTTTAACTAGGAATCTCCTAGTTATTCCCTTCTTCTTTATCATCCACTATTAAAAATCTTTTTTATTTTAAACACAAACAAAACAATCTTTATTAGCACATACTTAGTTTATTGATAATCATTCTTAATATTAATAATACTTTAAGATT
This region includes:
- a CDS encoding phosphomannomutase/phosphoglucomutase encodes the protein MINKIIFRQYDIRGIVNKQLTKENSKLIGYYLGLTIKEKYPQITPYIIVGYDIRTHSQMLFEALISGINLSNCKVLDIGLVATGVNYFASFQEYEINNKTIKPTASIMITGSHNAKKYNGFKITINNEPFFGDELIDLYEKISKDSEIKIADNFDVIKIDAKSLYIDYMLNQFSHLKDFPIPFIIDCGNGVANTVLCEVLDKLNLNYKGLHLVPDGEFPNHHPDPTNEKNLEDLKVLLKDEYNLGFAYDGDADRIAVLTQKYNIKGDMLALLFSKTMKNPVIIGEVSYSQNIFDEMNQTTKTIMDKTGYSNLRLKLKELNADLAAEVSGHIFFNDRYYGFDDAIYATFRVLELIQKGIDLDKELDKLPKVYTSSNIEISVSESKKFLIIEKIEKKLKEVQRGFPIIKDILQIDGLRINFEYGWALVRASNTNALIMTKYEATTEATAIGYQKAVENLIQEVRDELNCITN
- a CDS encoding carbon-nitrogen hydrolase family protein gives rise to the protein MNLIALQIKTSPNFEENLIHLKELINSCEEDSLILAPELALSGFSYDRMIETSNFSLKAVEDIKALSVNKIIALTFITQKNDSFFNTLHIFHNQKIVHTQSKRQLFPLGNELEHFNAGNENDIKIIEINGIKIATLICFELRFPRLWEKVKGADIILNPSMWGLKRKDHYESISKALALVNQCFVIACNSADDNMAKGSAIISPFGNVIKDDFSEIIKTKFDFDEIKKTRKYIDIGLNQEL
- a CDS encoding ISAs1 family transposase; this translates as MANRFREKLAEKRSKKGYKEIASKNRLLQLLGEIPDHRKGQGKLHKLEHILFLSVIAQLMGAVNYKEIWVWITKHIQDDKIKKLLGVEFIKTPGRSAIAEILAEVNYLELEKVFRIWINELVDTSNLPQLAVDGKVMNGSSVNAKQSTQVLNAVLANSGIILAHKKIVEKSNEVPALRELIDELDDSFIYTFDAMNSKKNT
- a CDS encoding transglycosylase SLT domain-containing protein, which encodes MKLKVFLLILMFISNIFAADFDIKKLTQDEIETLKEIKREGQEHGLSYSLMAIAIKESSLGKYLVNVDTKDYGLYQAHLKTVIDRENVKDNSWNRNKFAMKLISDFKFATKNAIDELVYWQKIHKNDWSKVWSSYNGGWKYNSKAARDYSQEIASIIRELKKIDV